The window AACTGCCGCAGTAAGGTCTCGCGGGCATGCCCGTAAGGATGGGTACGGTCCAGCCACAGCAATTGGGGCACGCTCAAAAGGGGGTGCCGGGCGGCCAGGCGTTGAAGCCTCGCATTGGCGGTTAACAACTTAGCTTCCTCGACGGTCAACACTGGGGGCGTGTGGCGGTCTAACAATTTAGCCCGCACCTGAGCCAGCAAGTCTGCGTCGGTATTCAGAGACGCATCAGCTGAGTCGGTGGGAACTGCTGCACTGGGCAACACCGACACCCGTTTGGCCGCTGTTCTCAACAGCAGCGGCACACTTCGATCAGTTTGAAGGTAATGGAGTGCGGCTAGATCGGTTTGGGCAGCGGCCACCAGCGTCGCCACGCTGCGTCCTCTGGCACCTGCCAGCAATAAGCGGGTATAGCCTTCCTGCATCATGCGGTTCAGGGTTGCTGCAGTAGTCGCTGGATGGTTGGCTGCAACTTGCCGTCCAAAAGCTCCTTTCCCCGCCAGCCAATCCAGTTGCACGGGCGTCAGCTCGGTGGGGCTCTGTTCGGCCAATTGCAGCACTTTGCGGAAGGGTGCAGCCAGGGCAGAATTGCCCTGAGCCACCCGCCGCACTTCAGCATCCATGCCACAAGCCAACTCGAACAGTCGGGCTTCGGAGGTCTGCTCGTTCAGTGCCTCTTGAATCGGTGTTTGTGGGATGGTCTGTTCCCGCGGCATATCAGTCGGTCTTCTGTGCGTACTCGACCACAATTTCCACCCGTTCGTTGCGAGGATCAAATTTTTGGCCGTCATAGGACGTTTGGCCGCCGCGTGCAGCGACCGCCAAGCGGTTGGGCGTGATGCCGCCGCTCAGATAAAAGGCTTCAGCTACAGCACTGGCCCGGCCTGCAGACAGCCCCCAACGTTCGGGAGTGTTGGGGCGTGAGGTCTGGGTATGGCCCTCGATTCGGATGCGTTTCCAGTGTTGGTCCTGCTCCCGCAAGACGCGGGCAAAGGCCACGAGCGCCGCCTGTCCTGTGGGAGTAAGCGCTGCCGTATCGCCCACAAACATTGTTTGGGTCGCAAATACGACCCAGCGCTGTGCACCAGGCGGATCGTTGCGCTGACCGGGCAGCAGCAGCAGTGGGCGGGCAGGTAAGCGGGCGTCGCGTACCGCCTGAGCCACCACATCCTGCGCCTTGCGGTAGCGCACTTGTTCCCAGCCCGCTTGCCCCACTGCCAAAATGCCGCCCACAAAGAAGATCAGCACGAACACCAGATTCAGCGTCAGGTCGCTGAAGGCAATGTAGGGATTGGTATCCGGCTGAAGGCGCGAGCGAATCAAGATTCACGCCTTCCCGGCAACATGGCCTGTCCCATCAGTCGCTGGCCACCGGAGGCGACGCGCTCTCCGTGCGCCCCACTGAACCCCCAGAAGCCAAGGTTCGGGTCAGGATTTCAAAGTTACGGTCAAGGCGGGCAGCGTAATTGCTCTGTTCAATCCGAATGGTTTCCCCAGCCTGCTCGAATTTGCCGCCCGCCCGTCCCAGCGCGTCGCTCACGCCCTCTACCCGTTCCATCAGGGTCAGGGTATTGCTGCCCACGCTCTCTTGTAGATCGGTAATGGCCTTAGCCTGTTTGGTCAGGTTATGCTCCATTTCGCGGCTCGTGGAGCGCAGTGAAGCGGCGGCTCCTTCTTGCGCCTGAACCAGATCGCTGACGCCCTGGTTTAATCCCTGCGTCAACTGCTGCACCGATTGGTCCATACTGCCAAACACTTTTTCGATCTGAGCACTGGTGCCTGACAACTGCTCCAGGCTCTGCCCCAAGGTTTCCCCGGCGCGGCCCAACACGTTTTCCAGTTGTCCAGCCACTTCTTGCAGGCGGGTGTGAATGTCTTGAAAGGTGCTGCCCGCATCGCGCAGATACCTCGCCATACGCTCCATCTGAGAGGTAATGGCACGTGGAAACACAGCAGGCACCAGTTCAGCATGCACGAAGGCGGCCAGTTCATCCTGAAACGCCTCGTGCTGTTTGGCCGCCAACGCATACACGATGCCCGTAATGAGGCTCAGCAGGATGCCCCACAAACTGGCTCCGAACGCGCCCTGCATCACTTCCATCGTGTTGCCCAGCGCCCGGGCAAGTTCGCCGGGTTCAGTGGCCTGCGCGGCATTGCGAATGGGGTCCACCAGTGAGCCGATGGATCCAGCCAGCCCCAGTACGGTCCCCAGCAGTCCAGCCAGCATCAGTAGGTTAGGAATGTTGCGAATAATCGACAGACGTGATTCGCTGGCGGTCACCACCGCATTCGTGGCTGCCTGTAGATCCGGGGTCGCGAGAGTTCTGGCGCGGCCCACTGCCACCACTGCCCGCCGAATGGCGCTGCTGGCCGGGAAATCCCGCACGGCATTCAGCGCGTCTTCGGCCATCTCATCCGATTCCGGAGCGTCTTCGGTATCGAGCGCCACAGCGATCCGCTCGCGGACCAAGCGCAGCCGCACTCGCTCCTGACGGCGTTCGCCAGCCGCCCCCAACAGATTGACGATGAAATAAACCGTCAATGGCAGCATCAGTCCTAACAGCGTCAACCAACCTTCAGGCCGCAGCTGAAACAAGGAAGAAACAAGTTCCTGCACGGCTCAGGCTCCTGGGAATGGGCTATATGCCATGCCGAAGGGATGTTTTTCAGCATCGGGGTGGAAGCTGCACCGCAAGCCATTTTTCACGACGTCGTCTTCATTGACCCCCACCAGACCGCCGCACTCCCGGCAGTAGTAGCCGTCGTGCTTGGCGATCAGGTTTTTGGGCAGGCGGTCGCCCTGCGTCTTATAGAGGCTGCGAATCAAGTTCTCATCGGGGGGGAAAGTTTCCAGCAGAGCCTGACGGAGTTCTTCACTGCCTGTCAGGTGGCGCAGCAAGGCTGTCTCCGCAGTCTTGTCATTCCAGTCGGACACAGCACGGGTGCTGCCAGTATGAAGCTGCTCAATCAACCATTTGACGTAATTTTGGCGGCCCAATTGAGGCGTGTCTCCACGCGCCATCACGGCGCGGGTGCGGGCGTCCATTTCACTTTTCATGAAGGTCGCGGCGTTGGTCAGGTTTTTGCCGAACATGTCTTTGGGCTCAAAGGCCAGCTTACGGGCAGCCTTGCCGAACCGCGCAGGCAGGCGGCGGCGGCGTTTTTCGGATTCGGCAGGTTCTCCCGCCTGATGCGGCCACTCCATCACCAAGTGTCCGCCGTCCAGCTGCATCACGCCGTGCATGGCCGACAGGAACACCAGCCGTTCGGCTTCTTCCAGCTTGTCAATTTCAGCGTCGTTAATGGGCGTCCAGTCGATGTCGCTGCGTTTGCGGGAGAAGTAGGTATTGAAGCGGGCGGGCGCAGCAAACGACAATTCGCGCACCTCGTCGGCTCCGCGCAGGGCAAAACGGTACCACTCTTCGAGCATCACCACGCGGTAAGGATCAATGCCCTCGACCTCTTTGGCGGCCGGATTCTTGTTGATCCATGGCTGAATGGCCCGCCGGAAATCGCTGGTCAGTTGTGTGCCCACCAGCACCTTGCGTCGCGGCAGCGGACTCATGGGATCGACCTGCCCCAGCGGCTCGTTGAGGTGCAGGAACAGAGAGGCATTCGAGGCCGCGCCCATGGCCTGCCGGTCGGGATCGAAGCTGGGGCTTTTGCGGTCATAAAGCCGCGTCACCACGTCTTTGCCCCCGCTTCTCAGCGTCTGCTCAAAGGGTTCAACTGCCATCTGTTCCAGCGCGTTGAGCTGTGAGCGCTCAAAGTTATCCTGGCCGACGGCCCAAGGCCCCAAGAGCCAATCAGGATCATTGACTCCCGGCAAAACGCCGCGCGTCAGGGCTTCCCATGAGCTGACCAGGCGGGCAGCGTGCGCTTCCTTGGCCCGGTCGTTGGTCGCCAGTTCCTCTTCCTTGTCGACCGTGCCGTTCGGAGAAGGTTCGAACAACGACAGGCCGTTGACGTCGGGGGTATCGTTTTCAAGGCGGGCACGTTTTTCACGCCAGCGATCGGTCTGGTTGGTCAACCTCTTGCGGAGGGCAGTCAGGCGTTTGGCGACCTTCTGCACGTCCTCCTCGATCAGGGTCAAGGTGCCTGCCTCGGCCTTGGTGCCGCTGCCTGTGTCGCGCAGCACCTCCTTGATCTTCTGGTTCACCCGCGCCTTGATTTCGTCGTCTAGGGCCCGGCTGAGAGCAGGCAGCTTCTGCTTGGCGGCCTTGTCTTTGAGGAAGAACATGCCCAGCAAGGTATTGGTGCGGATCGCTTCCATATCGTCGAGCACGCCGTTGGCCGCACTGGTTTTGCCTTCGCCGGGCTCCCAGCCTCGCAGTTCACCCAATCGGGGTTGGGCCGCCTGCATGATTTCCAAAAGGACATTTGGCCCCTGCTCGTAATCCAGCAGGCGGCTGGTCATCAAGCCCTGTACGGCGCTCAGCACGCTATCAGCAGCGCGGCGGCGGTTGCCCTGCACCGTGCTGGACACCAAGCCGCGCATGTTTTCGCCTCGCTCCTTGCCAAAGGCGCCCCGCAAATCTTCGAGAGCTTTCCGCGCGGCCTCTGGCTTGCCAGCGCGGGCCGCCCGCATGATTTCGCCCTTCTTGGCATCCAGGTTTGCCCGCACCGACGCGCCGCCCTCATCCAGCAGCAAGGTTTCGGTCAGGGCTGGAATGGTTAGCCCCAACACATCTAGGTTATCTTCGAGGTTGCCCTCAAACTTGCGGTCTTTCCAGCGGTCGACGGCATGCACGAGCGTGCGGTATTTCAGGGCTTCCAGAATTCGGCGCATCGGGTATTCGATGGTCGCCAACCCAAACGTCGAGAAGGCAAAGGCGCGGCCCTTTTGTACTGTCACTGGCCCCGCGTTGACCATGTAGGCCATCGGGTCAGTTTCGGGTACGAACACATTGAGGAACATGCGGTCGGCAATGGCCTGTGTAAGCCGCGCCAGATCCGCATTCTCGGTGCTGTTCGGGCGTAGCAGATACACCAGGTCGTAGGGCATGGCGTCGCTAGGCAACACCGGTACGCCGGGCGCTTTATCGGCAAACTTGACGGTGCGGTAACGCTCTTTGTCGGTGTGAATATGGTACTGGTTCAGCTCGGCCATGGCGTGATAGGCATTGGTCTTCCAGATCTCCGCATCGGGCTTTTGAGCAATGCTCATGCTGGGATGAGGCAGCGTGAACATCCCGATGGTTTTTTCCTCGTCATCCAAAATGGTTCTGAGCAAGATGCCGATATCGCTGACCGTCCCGCTACAGGTGCCGCCGCAGAGGGTACCCACCACGATCACGCGCACACCCGTTTGGTCGCTGGAAGCGTTCACAGCAAACTGCACATTCATCTCTAAGCCAGCATTGTTGGCGTTGAGCGCAGTCTTGGCCTGAGCCTCTGTCAGATTCCGCAACCGGGCCAGACGCTGAGAAATAGCGTTTTTGATCTCGCTGTAATTGGGTGGGTACAGAAGGGCCAAGCGCCCTACCATGCGGATGTGGCCCGCCCCTGATTCGATGCTAGCGGCAGGCAACTGCTCCAGCGTTTCTATGTCGGCCCAGGAAGTGAGCGCAATGCTGGAGTCATACAGCTCAGGCTGCCTTTTCATGTCGCGCCACACTGAAGCTGGAATGCTCAGCGTCTTAAAGTCATCGGTGCCGTTAAACCGGTTCTGCTTGGCAACATCGGTTTCGATGGCCAGGAATTCCAGCCAGGGTGCCCGCTCAAGTCCGCCCACTTCCCAGTCGATGCGCTCGGCTAGGGCCTCCAGAATCTCGGTACCGGTGCTGCCCATGCCAATGACTAACGTTTTGAAAACCCGCATATCTGTAGCCATGCTTTACTCCTTGCCCATGCGTGAAAAAATGAGTGATAGCACGACCGCAAGCAGCAGGAACGTAACTGTGATGGCCGACATATAGATCAGGTTGAGCGGTTGAAAGAGGAAGTAAACGCTGGCAGCCAGCGCCAATCCCATGATCAGCAAAGACAGCCACATGCCCTGACGGGCGCAGGCCACAGGTGTCTTACGGCCTGCCCCAAAGGTCAAGTGAGCAAATCCGAGGGCTACGACGTACCAGATCAACAAGGTGATGGCTACGGTGACATAAAAATTGGTTTGGCTATAAAGGGGCCAAATCTGGCTCAAAATATTATTGATCGCAATCATTACACTTCTCCTTGGGTCAGGCTCACGGAAACGGTACGGGTGATGTCACGCGGGACGCCACTGGGACCACGTACCTCGCCGTTAAATTCGAGGGGCCAGTCTGGTTGCTCGGCACGCAAAGTCAACAGGGCAAAGTCGCCGGCCACCACACGGCCAGCCACACTGCTCAATCGCAAGTCGTCGTGAACGCCACGCACCTTGATCTCTCGGCCCTGCCGACTCAGCTCGGCGACACGCTCAGGCGGAAATCCCTGTACGGGCACGACGGGAGTATCTCCCTCACTGATATAGCCAGGGCCGGCCAACACACAAAATGCACCTGTTTTGGGCAGGCCAGATACCGAAAAGGTCTGATCGGCCACGCGCAGGGTCGCGCCTCCGCCAGTACCTCCTGCACCGCCTGACAATTTGCGCCATAAGAAAAATCCGCCGCCCAGCAGCAGCAGTCCTATCAACAGAGGGACAGCGTTAAAACCACCTGAGGCAGCTTGTGGGCGACCAGACTCAGTGCGTGCAGCGAGCAGTTCAGTGCGCGTCCCACCGGTGAGGGGAACAGTCGTAAAGGTTTTGGGAGCGAAGACCACGGCCTGCAACTGGCCCTGGATATCGCCGGCAGGATTCGTCACCACATAAGGCACATTTAAAGTGGCTCCGTCCTGCGTGCCTTCTATCCGTGTCCAACGTTCCAGCATGGCCTGATAGCTGGGCGCATTGGATCCCAATAACCGCGCACCTGGAGCACCCACGCTCGCCGCCGTATTGGTCAGGAGAACCAGCACCGCACCTGCGTCCTGGGCAAATTCTGTGGCCAGTTCAGTGACCGCCTGCTCAGTATCGTGTCCCCCAATGCTGCCGACAGCTGGTGTGGTGGGCCACAGAGCCCGAATTCGCTCCTGATCCGCCTCTTTGTCTGTGCCGACCCGCAAGCTCAGACCTTCGGAATTGCGGTAGGGCCATAAGGTCATTTCCCAGGCGCGGGACGTGACCTGATCACCGGAAACCGTTAATCCCTGAACCAGCTGTGTGGCCAACTCGCGCGCAGCCTGGGCACCCAATGGATCGCTTTTGTAATGGCCCGTACTGAAAGCCAATACCAGATGGACGTTGTTGCGCTCAAGGTCACCACCTGCTGCCTCCACAGCACCTTTGACTGCCGCTATGAGTTGTTGTGTGCTGGGCTGCAAACTCGTGCGGCTGAGTTCGGATTTGCCCTGGTTGGATCTCTTGCCAGCATCTGGATTGGCTGGAGCTGTCGACTGTGCTAGAAGCACTTGACGCGGGGGTTCTGGGATCACTTGCCCAGAGGTGTTGCCCAGCAAACCCAGTGTTAAGACCGCTCCTTTGATCATCAAGTTTGGCCTTCGTGGTTTTTTTAACATTAGTTGAAATCTAAAAGGATCTCTTAAGCTCAGCATTACATTTATCATAATGGAACAAGAGAATCTCATTTGCCTCATTTCAGCAATCTGACATTTTTCTGAGGCTTCATGAAGCTTGGGCACGATATGACGAAACTTCCTGAAGGCAAAAAATGAACGGGGAACTGAAATGACCATCAACTGCATGGTCTGCAGCACACTGCCGGTGCCAGAACTTACCAGCACACCGGGGGCTTGTTGGAAGTACGCGATCTGCGGCCCCACCGGGACATTTCCTTAAACGTGCCAGCACATCCACCCATCTGGGTTGCCAGATTGATGATTGTGCAGCAGCCCGTTACGATCAAACCCCACGGGAATCAAACGCGGATTGGTGGCAACTGCTCAGCCTTGGAGCGCCGAGCAGTTGCACGAAGAGTGCCTGCAGTCGTTCGTGCAAGCTCCCAGAATAAGGTGGGCGGGCAGAGATCGCACAAATGCCTGGGCCATAGACTTGATCAGATCCAGGGTACAAAATGCCAGCGAGGCGCACAGCGCGTTGGTCTTCTGGGCCCCGAATGGCATCCCGGTAGGCATGCATCTTATCGATGTCTGCCTTCTTCGGCTGACCTCGGGGCGTGTCATCATCCGAACCGGCGAGACTGCCCTCACTCTCAAGTTTGTATTTCGGATCGAGCACCCACAATTCGGACGCGGCACCAGGCTGGCTCAACTCGATGACGAGATCGGGCCGCTGCTGAAAACTTATGGAGTGCCACTCTTTGCCTGTGGCTGCAAATGTTTTTTCTGACGTGAGCACGACCCGACGACCGTCTCCAGCATGCTCAAACTTGAGCAGCGGCTGTCCGTCCGGCAGAACCCGCAGCAGCAGGGTGCCCGGGTAGGAGACGGAGAGTCGCTCCTCAGTCAGGATAAATCCGGCAGCCGTGCAGGCGTCCGTCAGAGCACGGATCACGTGCAGGGTGCACCACATCTGATAGAGCGCAGGGGTATTTTGCAGGGGTTCGAGCAGACGCGGGTCGTCGAGCGTGACATGCAGGGACCGCTGGAGTTCCAGCAGGGTTTCGAGGGCAGCGCGGTACTCAGGCCGTTTGAGGAGCACCATGGTGAGCCGTGTCGGCGGGCCGGAAAGGTCACGCACTTCCCGGAGGAAAGGCGCTTGGCGAAAGCCTGCATTGACGTCACTGGTTAGTGCTTCAACCGGGGCGAGGAGAGCAGGATTTCGGACGGCAAGGTGACGCAGGACGCGGAGCCGCTGCCCAACCACCTGCACGCAGGTGCGGATCAGGCGATTTTCGTAGACATCAACGTTTGGGCGGACACGCTCATCAGGAAGGTGGGTCGCGCGCCCCCGGCCAGAGAGGTTTGGGGCTCGGGCAAGGGCCTGCACCAGCGCGGCTGGACGCGGGCGCTTGACCAGCTCGCTTCTCACAGACACGGCATACGCCTGCAACACCTCATGGGGACGGTGAGCGACCAGGGGCAGGAGGGCTGCCAGTCCTGGGCGTGTGGCTGTGCCGTTGACCGCCCGTCTCAGGCGCGCGAGTTCCTGCTCAGGCGTGGCCCGCTTGATGGTTGATACGCTCACACCCGCTAGTCCCCCTGCCCGCTTCACACTGAGCGCGACATCGGCCGGGAGGTGCACATGCAGGTCTTCGAGCATGGCGTCATGTCCGCCAAGAGGCAGTTTGCGTGACTCCACGGTAAGAGTCAGGGAAGTGGTGGCTGTGGCACTCCTGATGGTAAGCAGGTAGAGACCTGGGCCGGACATGGGCCACTCCACGGTGACCCGGATCTGGCCACCAAGATGACGCAACGTGACGGGCAGGGCCGCACCATTGCGAGTGACGGTGATGTCCTCCCAGGCACCGAGGGGCAAATCAAGCGTCAGGTAGGCAGCCTCCCACTCTCGAGGTTCGGGAAGAGGAGCTCCACTGGTTTTGAACCAAGTGAGTGACAGCTGGTGGCCGTGTTCCGTCATCTCAGTGGAAACTGACAATGCCATGTTGCGCTCCCAGGTCGCGCATCCGAACGGCCTTGGCGTGGCTCAGTGGCAATGGGCCTTCCGCAAGTTTGACAAACGCCTCCAGGGCACTGAGCATCCGCAGGTCTGTGCCGCGGAGTTTTGGCAGCACCTTCTGAAGCACGGCGTCATCCAGAGCTTCCAGGGCGTCGACCTCAAGGTCAGCGGCGGCCCGCTGGTAGTCGATGATCTCATCCATCACCCGGAAGGCAAACGGCGCGACCGGATGAATGACGTCCCAGATGCCGAGCAGCAGGGCGCTTTGGGCGTGCTCCCACAGGTGGGTGCCGAGCGCTTCCCGTGTAACAGGCAGCTCTATCAGCTGCGCGCGGTCGTAGATCTTGTCGGCGAAGTCGTGCGTGGTCTCATCGACGTTTACGGTGCCGATCACAAACACGTTGGGCCCCAGAAGAGCGCTCAGATCCGGGCTGAGAGTGATTTCGGTCTCCTGACCCCGGGCCCGGAGTTCCATCTTGGACAGGAACTGAGCGAAGTAGTACTCCACACGGGCGAGGTTCATCTCATCGAGAATCAGATGGTACGGCTTCGGCGTGTGGCCTGAGGCTTTGGCCGCGCGGTAGGACTGACCCGCTTCAAGGAGAAAACGGCTGAACGGCGTGTGGTGGTAGTGGCCGCCGTCTAGGGGACTGTAAAATCCGAGGAGATCCTCGTTGCTGGTCCAATTCGGCGCGACAGGAAACACGCCCACTTCCGCATGGGCTGCGCGAGCATAGGCCTCGGCCAGCCAGGTTTTGCCCGTGCCGCTCACGCCGGACAGGATCACGAACCCACGCGTCTGCAGGGCGAGGTGGTAGCGGCGCAGTGTGCGGTCGTCGATGCGCAGGCCACTGGACTGCACGCGCTCGCGGATCAGAGCGAACGGTACGGGTTCATGGTGCAGAGCGTCGCCCAGGCGGAGACGGTACTTGCCGTGTTCAAGCGCCTCAAATTCCTCCGGGTGGGCAGTGAGCAGGCCACCGACCTTGTGCTCGGGATTCAGGTGGGGTTCAAGGAGGCCACCCGACAAGACCTGAGCCGTGATGGTCTGCGGGTGCAGGGGCTCAGGGCTGGCGGCCAGGACACGGCGGATTTCGGTCAACCAGAGCGTGACTTCCAAGAGGCTCTGCACCGCTTCCCACTCTAGCCGCGTGAGTTTGAAGGTTGTCCCTTCCGCCATCTGCATGACGTGCAACTGTGACAGAACAGGGTGCTTGGCGATAACGTCCCTGGCAATGGGTACAGGAAGAAGTCGCGTGATCCGGAGCGGCACAGTGAGGCCACCCTGGTCATCGTTCTCGGGCATGTCCTGCCCCCCAGCCAGTAAATTGAGCTGCCCCTCCACCGGCCCAGCCACTTCCGTCAGCGCCACCACACCGCCATCCGGGCCAGGTGTCCACAGTACCACCGGATCGCCTGGCTGCAGTTCCTGTACGAACCGTGTGACCGGCCACTCCAGGCTCTCGCCAACCTGGGCGGCTTCCAGGCGGGCAGCGATGTCGGAATCTGCTGGATCCATCTGAAAAAGCCATGCCTGGTGAGGGTGGACAATCTGGTTGTAGATCTCCCGGCTCGCTGGAGACAGGTACACTTGACGGACGTTCCCGTTTTTATCGAATGGGCCGTGGTGAGGGATCCGCCATTTCATGTCCAGGGTTTTCAGGGACATGGGCTGCGGAAGAACCGTGTACTCCACCTCAGCCAGATACCCGAAACGCTTTTCAGGAATGGCGTCGGAGATCACCTCGTCCTGCACCTCAATGGGAGGAGCAATGACCACACTGGTCGCCTGAATCGCCTGACCAGCGTAATGCACAATGCGGTCTCCAGGTCTGAGACGAGCGACGTTCTCGTGATGCTGATAGGTTTTTTCACCTTCCTGACTGGCCCAGACATATCCGCCCTTCAGTTCCTCGGTGTACGTGTTGCCCTGGTTGACCCACCAGTAGCCACTGCGGGGCAGCCGGGTATACAAGAACCAGTCCAGTTCGGGAAACGTTTCGGCCCCAACCCGCTCCCTGAGTGTTCTTGCGGAGGTCTGGAAAACCTCCGCTGTAGAGACATCGAACCCGAGAGCAGCGAGCGCATCGCGGGCTGGTCGGTTGTTCAGTGCGAAGGCATCCGGATGGAAGAGCATCGTCAGGCCTGTAGTAATGTTCGGGCCGAAGCCCGGCAGAGCTTCGATCTGGTCGGCTTTTTCATGGGGCAGCAGACTCTCGTCGTTCAGGACACTGACGGCTTGCCGCACCAGGGCTAGTTTCTCGTCGTCTGTGAGTTTGAGGCTGGCGCCGTACACCGCCGCACCGCTGCCCCAGCAGTAATTCCCATGAAGTTCGATCTGGCCCTCTTGCAGAAGGGTCCCGAGCTCGGCCGCACGTTCTGGGGTCAGGTTGTCCGAATACACCTCGCCTTTGATGTTGACGCCGCCCACATTAGCGTTGGCCTCAAAGCGCCAGACGTCCCTGCTGAAAGCTGCCAGCGTGATGGTCTCCGGGTCGCGGAGCTGTTCCCGTATCTGTGCGGCTCGGGTGAGCCTCACCTCACAGCGGAAGGCCTGCACCGGGTCAGACCGGAAGGCCTCATACTCTGCCCGGAGTGGATCCACTGGGGCCACTGCCGACGCCCCTGGGCCCTCCGGGTACTGGTGGCTGAGGATGTACAACGCGCCCTGAAGATCCAGCATGTCCTGCAAAGGGACGCCCTGGGCCTGAAACTCCTTCAGCAGCACCTCGCAGCGGGATACGTAATCCTGAAGGAGATGCCCTGGAGACCGGCGGTCGAGCGGACGATCACTGTATAGCCACATGACGGCTTGTCCACCGAATGAGGGGCGGTAGAACGGATGTCCCACGGGATCCGCAAGGAACAGGAAGTAGCTTGCAATGCTTGCCCGCGTGCCGGTTCCCGCGAACGGTTTTCGGTCGGCTTCTGGAAGATCA of the Deinococcus sp. QL22 genome contains:
- a CDS encoding AAA family ATPase, which translates into the protein MKDRLLEEGKLIEVADRELEFAQDTLFRTASDAASIILQVATPASSAWLHTLPDGREETYGDWCLRVKPDTVPPLNESRVAAAAAWLKTQAQNLETNERAYKLSGAKDIHLRLSVALQGSATGKLNVQPGNKLNMLGWRTVSGVNALVNRDAQMFREALDALRHDAVDPLHANDFWAILDPVAADLPEADRKPFAGTGTRASIASYFLFLADPVGHPFYRPSFGGQAVMWLYSDRPLDRRSPGHLLQDYVSRCEVLLKEFQAQGVPLQDMLDLQGALYILSHQYPEGPGASAVAPVDPLRAEYEAFRSDPVQAFRCEVRLTRAAQIREQLRDPETITLAAFSRDVWRFEANANVGGVNIKGEVYSDNLTPERAAELGTLLQEGQIELHGNYCWGSGAAVYGASLKLTDDEKLALVRQAVSVLNDESLLPHEKADQIEALPGFGPNITTGLTMLFHPDAFALNNRPARDALAALGFDVSTAEVFQTSARTLRERVGAETFPELDWFLYTRLPRSGYWWVNQGNTYTEELKGGYVWASQEGEKTYQHHENVARLRPGDRIVHYAGQAIQATSVVIAPPIEVQDEVISDAIPEKRFGYLAEVEYTVLPQPMSLKTLDMKWRIPHHGPFDKNGNVRQVYLSPASREIYNQIVHPHQAWLFQMDPADSDIAARLEAAQVGESLEWPVTRFVQELQPGDPVVLWTPGPDGGVVALTEVAGPVEGQLNLLAGGQDMPENDDQGGLTVPLRITRLLPVPIARDVIAKHPVLSQLHVMQMAEGTTFKLTRLEWEAVQSLLEVTLWLTEIRRVLAASPEPLHPQTITAQVLSGGLLEPHLNPEHKVGGLLTAHPEEFEALEHGKYRLRLGDALHHEPVPFALIRERVQSSGLRIDDRTLRRYHLALQTRGFVILSGVSGTGKTWLAEAYARAAHAEVGVFPVAPNWTSNEDLLGFYSPLDGGHYHHTPFSRFLLEAGQSYRAAKASGHTPKPYHLILDEMNLARVEYYFAQFLSKMELRARGQETEITLSPDLSALLGPNVFVIGTVNVDETTHDFADKIYDRAQLIELPVTREALGTHLWEHAQSALLLGIWDVIHPVAPFAFRVMDEIIDYQRAAADLEVDALEALDDAVLQKVLPKLRGTDLRMLSALEAFVKLAEGPLPLSHAKAVRMRDLGAQHGIVSFH